The DNA region AGTAATGAAAGGGATGGTTGCCAAAACGCTTAAAAACTTTACGAACGATGATCCTTTTAAGAACAAGCTTACGGAAATAAGTGCGGATTGGATTGAGGACAGCAAGTTTGTACAAGATTTATTTGTGTTTACGCTTCAAAACGATGCTAAATATCAGGAAATGATAGCGGAACGTACTAAAAACTGGGAATCGGAGCGTATAGCCTTAATGGATACGATTTTAATGAAGATGGCCATTTGCGAACTGCTCAACTTTCCGTCGATTCCGGTTAAGGTTACCATTAACGAGTATCTCGACTTATCAAAAGATTACAGTACGCCGAAAAGTAATTCGTTTATAAACGGTATTTTGGACAAAATTTTAGGCGATTTAAAGAAAAACAACACGATTAAGAAAATAGGTCGCGGATTAATTGAAGATTAACATGAAGAAAGTTTTCCTAATGGCGATTGCGGTGCTCACATTTGCATCGTGCCGTAACGCAAATAACTCGAATGAAACATCTACGTTGGTATCGGTTGGTAATGATACTACGGCGCAGGCACAAATTGCTCCTGGCGATGCACCTGTTATTGTATTTGAAAGAGACGTTTACGATTTCGGAAAAATTGCGCAAGGAGAAAAAGTGCTGCACGAATTTAAATTCAGAAATACGGGAAAGAGCCCGCTAATTATTAGCAACGCCACGGCGACATGTGGCTGTACGGTGCCGCAAATTCCCGGCGAACCGATTTTACCGGGTAAAGAAGGAAAAATCAATGTGGTTTTTAATAGCGAAGGTAAAATGGGGGTGCAAGATAAAGTGGTTACGGTAACTTCGAACGCAAACCCTAATATTGCCACTGTACATTTGGTTGGCGAGGTTTTAGAAAAGAAATAGTTTCAGTTTGGCAGTTGACAATTACCAATTGGCAGTTCGCAGTTGACAATTAACCAGTTTGAACAATTAACCAGTTAACCAGTTTAAACGATTAACCAGTTTAAACAGTTCGACCAACAAATCATTCATTAAACAAATAACAAAATAATAAAGAAATGACTACTACTACAATAATTTTAGATGCACCAGGCGGGTTCGGGCAGTACGGACAATTAATTATGCTGGGCGCAATTGCGCTGGTATTTTATTTTTTCATGATACGTCCGCAAGTAAAAAAAGCAAAAGATCATAAAAAATTAATCTCCGAATTAAAGAAAGGTGATAAAGTAATAACAACAGCTGGTATTCATGGCCGTATTATAGATATGAATGAAGCTACTTTCTTAATTGAGGTAGAGAGCGGTGCGAAGATCCGTTTCGATAAATCTGCAGTTTCATTAGATGCTACAAAAGCGGTTGTTGCACCAGCAAAAGCCTAGTCATTGTTTTAATGATACCGATCAACAGTCCCGAAAATTTTCGGGACTGTTTTTGTTTTATTACATTTGGCGATGTTGAGGCAATCATATTGTATCACAACGAGGAAAAGATTAAGCTATGCCCTTTATCAGATTAACCAAAATTGAACGACGCCGTGTATTAAGCTTGCTTGCCTGCTTAGCGCTTGCGGTTGCGGCTTGGTTTTTTATGGCATTAAGCAATAAATACATTTACAGCGCCAAAACGGTACTTGTTTTTAAAAACTCGCCAACAAAACGGGCTTTTTATCCTTTGCAATCAGACACAGTAGATTTGCAGGTAGAAGGTACAGGCTGGCAGCTGCTGTTTGCACGGTTAAGAATCAGTCCGCCCTCTATTTCTATAAGTTTAAGCCAGCTGAACAGCAAGGATTTTATTGTTTGCTCTGATCAGCTCTTTAGTATCAACCAGCAGGTAGAGGAGAACACCCAGAAAGTTATTTCTATAAAGCCCGATACTTTATACTTCGATTTTACTAAGCGGGTGGTTAAAAAGGTGCCCATTAAGTTAATCCAGCGTGTTAATTTCGTAAAGCAATACGGTATAGCCAACGAGATTTTGCTGAACCCGAATTTTGTTAAAGTTGCGGGCCCGCTTGAAGAGTTAAAAAAGATTAACTCGTGGCCAACGGACACGCTGAAGCTGGATAACGTTCAATCGAGCGCAACGGTACGGATTGCCTTGCAGCACAGCGTTCATAAAAATATCAGTATTTATCCGTCATCCGTCGAGGTAAAAATGGGTGTCGACGAGTTTACAGAGAAAACCGTTGAGGTTCCGTTAAAGATTATCAACAACAAAAACTATAACAGCATTAAGCTATACCCCAAAAAGATTAAGGTTACGTTTTTGGTGGCGCTGAGCAATTACCAGCAGGTAGATGAGAACTTTATTACGGCAACTGTTGATACGGATGAATGGCAAACGCTTCACCACAAGCAACTTACGGTAACGCTTACCGAGTTTCCGGATTATTGTAAGCTGGTGAATATTACGCCTGCAAAAGTAGATTTTATAGTAGAAAAGTAATGTACAAAGTAGGGATAACGGGCGGAATTGGCAGCGGGAAAACGACTGTTTGTAAGGTTTTCGAAGTACTGGGGATTCCGGTTTTTTATGCGGATACTGAAGCGAAGAACATCATGATCGGCGATGCGGTGTTGATTGATGGTATTAAATCGGCTTTTGGTAACGAAAGTTACTTTGCAGATGGGAAACTAAACAATAAGCACATTGCGGGGATTGTTTTTAATAACGAAACGGAGCTTGCAAAGTTGAACGCACTGGTACACCCGGCGGTTTTCAGGGCTTTTGATGCCTGGGAAGCAGTAGTTAACCCGAATGTTCCCTATACGTTAAAGGAAGCAGCGCTGCTTTTCGAAAGCGGTTCTTATAAAATGTGCGATACAACGATTCTGGTTACTGCCCCGACTGAGCTACGATTAAACCGCGTAATTGAACGCGACAACGTTACTGCCGAGCAGGTAAAGGCACGGATGGATAAACAATTTAGTGATGTTGAAAAAGAAAAACTGGCCGATCACTTTGTTATAAATGATGAACAACATGGCATAATAGCGCAG from Pedobacter endophyticus includes:
- the coaE gene encoding dephospho-CoA kinase (Dephospho-CoA kinase (CoaE) performs the final step in coenzyme A biosynthesis.); translated protein: MYKVGITGGIGSGKTTVCKVFEVLGIPVFYADTEAKNIMIGDAVLIDGIKSAFGNESYFADGKLNNKHIAGIVFNNETELAKLNALVHPAVFRAFDAWEAVVNPNVPYTLKEAALLFESGSYKMCDTTILVTAPTELRLNRVIERDNVTAEQVKARMDKQFSDVEKEKLADHFVINDEQHGIIAQVLALHQQFLSMSNG
- the yajC gene encoding preprotein translocase subunit YajC → MTTTTIILDAPGGFGQYGQLIMLGAIALVFYFFMIRPQVKKAKDHKKLISELKKGDKVITTAGIHGRIIDMNEATFLIEVESGAKIRFDKSAVSLDATKAVVAPAKA
- a CDS encoding DUF1573 domain-containing protein; this encodes MKKVFLMAIAVLTFASCRNANNSNETSTLVSVGNDTTAQAQIAPGDAPVIVFERDVYDFGKIAQGEKVLHEFKFRNTGKSPLIISNATATCGCTVPQIPGEPILPGKEGKINVVFNSEGKMGVQDKVVTVTSNANPNIATVHLVGEVLEKK
- a CDS encoding YbbR-like domain-containing protein, coding for MPFIRLTKIERRRVLSLLACLALAVAAWFFMALSNKYIYSAKTVLVFKNSPTKRAFYPLQSDTVDLQVEGTGWQLLFARLRISPPSISISLSQLNSKDFIVCSDQLFSINQQVEENTQKVISIKPDTLYFDFTKRVVKKVPIKLIQRVNFVKQYGIANEILLNPNFVKVAGPLEELKKINSWPTDTLKLDNVQSSATVRIALQHSVHKNISIYPSSVEVKMGVDEFTEKTVEVPLKIINNKNYNSIKLYPKKIKVTFLVALSNYQQVDENFITATVDTDEWQTLHHKQLTVTLTEFPDYCKLVNITPAKVDFIVEK